In Macrotis lagotis isolate mMagLag1 chromosome 8, bilby.v1.9.chrom.fasta, whole genome shotgun sequence, a single genomic region encodes these proteins:
- the CSPG5 gene encoding chondroitin sulfate proteoglycan 5: MTLELVPENREDVGSGDPQAGRATLPGLEEALRQTEIPPSGEAWAPASEPVGAKGPPSPTLGGHLGLTLPGSDPELPDVAQKENPLELWLSLGSSLPDPQVPATASPPAGTPEPQSSSEIIDIDYYDGLDSESRGADLGSFPGSPDTSHQHLHPGEDAPAWSLTDMYDDFTPFDESDFYPTTSFYELEEEEDEEDEAAGQDLEDETDQGLPGLTPSTGPVLSQPTSHWHAVPPQQTLGVIPDNGITFRPRPGEAGKELAPGENGTVCRSGFVRHNGSCRSVCDLFPSYCHNGGQCYLVENLGAFCRCNTQDYIWHKGMRCESIITDFQVMCVAVGTAALVLLLLFMMTVFFAKKLYLLKTENSKLRKTNRFRTPSELHNDNFSLSTIAEGSHPNDDSNISHKMQDVLKSCLKEEESFNIQNSMSPKHESNKGDQDDSEVNCLQNNLT; this comes from the exons ATGACTCTGGAGCTGGTCCCCGAGAACCGAGAGGACGTCGGCAGTGGAGACCCCCAGGCCGGTCGGGCCACCCTCCCTGGCCTCGAGGAGGCGCTCAGACAGACAGAAATACCGCCCTCCGGGGAAGCCTGGGCTCCGGCTTCAGAACCCGTGGGGGCAAAGGGTCCCCCGTCCCCTACCCTGGGGGGTCACCTCGGCCTCACCCTGCCAGGCTCGGACCCCGAGCTTCCTGATGTGGCCCAGAAGGAAAACCCCTTGGAGTTGTGGCTGAGCCTGGGCAGCAGCCTGCCCGACCCTCAGGTGCCCGCTACTGCCTCTCCACCTGCGGGCACTCCAGAGCCTCAGTCTTCCTCCGAGATCATCGACATTGACTACTATGATGGCTTAGACTCCGAGAGCAGAGGTGCCGATCTGGGGAGCTTCCCAGGATCGCCTGATACTTCCCATCAACACCTCCACCCCGGCGAAGATGCCCCAGCCTGGAGCCTGACCGATATGTATGATGACTTCACCCCCTTTGATGAGTCTGACTTCTACCCCACTACCTCCTTTTATGAGTTGGAAGAAGAGGAGGATGAAGAGGATGAAGCAGCCGGCCAGGACCTGGAAGACGAAACGGACCAGGGACTACCTGGCTTGACCCCCAGCACGGGGCCAGTTCTTTCCCAACCCACCAGTCACTGGCACGCAGTACCTCCGCAGCAGACTCTGGGGGTGATCCCGGACAACGGTATCACCTTCAGACCTCGACCGGGAGAAGCAGGCAAAGAACTGGCACCGGGTGAGAATGGCACTGTGTGCCGAAGTGGCTTTGTTAGGCACAATGGCTCCTGCCGGTCAGTGTGTGATCTCTTCCCGAGCTATTGCCACAATGGAGGCCAATGCTACCTGGTGGAGAATTTAGGGGCCTTTTGCAG GTGTAACACACAGGACTATATCTGGCACAAGGGGATGCGGTGTGAGTCAATCATCACTGATTTCCAGGTGATGTGTGTGGCTGTAGGAACAGCTGCCCTTGTGTTGCTTCTACTCTTCATGATGActgttttctttgccaagaaactgtATCTGCTTAAGACAGAAAACAGCAAACTGCGCAAGACCAA CAGATTCCGGACACCATCTGAACTCCACAATGATAACTTCTCCCTCTCCACCATTGCCGAGGGATCTCACCCAAAT gATGATTCCAACATTTCCCATAAAATGCAGGATGTTCTGAAGTCCTGCCTAAAAGAGGAGGAATCATTTAATATTCAGAATTCGATGTCGCCCAAACACGAGAGTAACAAAGGTGACCAAGATGACTCAGAAGTGAACTGTCTCCAGAATAATTTAACATGA